In one Vibrio sp. CB1-14 genomic region, the following are encoded:
- a CDS encoding siderophore ABC transporter substrate-binding protein — protein sequence MSQSFGFVKRLALTLTASLALAAQASAVTIQHFKGTSEFDGTPKRVVVLGNGSLDVLDRIGVKPVGAPHSLLPEYLADYKQTTGNTGSVGEPDFEAIFTLKPDVIIAESRMLRVYDDLNQIAPTVMFYVDNGQYWQDAQANWRMLGKLFDKQDEVEALIAETQQQLDNASSKVAKQNLNALMLMNNGSNVAMFNKGSRFSIVFDDFGFAESSSKNVAPIEGSHGNLISFEYVADAQPEVIFILDREQAIGRSTGKAKELFNNPLVDSTPASKNNKIVYIDPNAWYISGGGVTATQTMISDIDKALN from the coding sequence ATGAGTCAGTCCTTTGGTTTCGTCAAGCGTTTGGCGCTAACCCTTACCGCAAGTCTAGCTTTGGCCGCTCAGGCCAGTGCCGTTACTATTCAGCATTTTAAAGGCACCAGTGAGTTTGATGGCACACCAAAGCGTGTCGTTGTACTGGGCAATGGTAGTCTAGACGTGTTAGACCGTATTGGTGTGAAACCTGTAGGCGCGCCTCACTCACTGCTTCCAGAATACCTAGCTGACTACAAACAAACGACAGGCAACACAGGCTCTGTCGGTGAGCCGGATTTTGAAGCCATCTTTACCTTGAAGCCTGACGTAATCATCGCAGAAAGTCGCATGCTTCGCGTATACGATGATCTTAACCAGATTGCACCTACCGTCATGTTCTACGTTGATAACGGTCAGTACTGGCAAGACGCGCAAGCAAACTGGCGTATGCTAGGTAAGCTGTTTGACAAACAAGACGAAGTGGAAGCGCTTATCGCTGAAACTCAGCAGCAACTAGACAACGCATCATCTAAAGTCGCGAAGCAAAATCTAAATGCGCTGATGCTAATGAACAACGGCAGCAACGTCGCCATGTTCAATAAAGGTAGCCGCTTCTCAATTGTGTTTGATGATTTTGGTTTTGCAGAGTCTAGCAGCAAAAACGTAGCACCAATTGAAGGCTCGCACGGTAATCTTATTTCATTCGAATATGTTGCAGATGCTCAGCCAGAAGTTATCTTCATTCTTGACCGCGAACAAGCGATTGGCCGTAGTACTGGTAAGGCGAAAGAGCTGTTCAACAACCCGTTAGTGGATTCAACACCAGCGTCGAAAAACAACAAGATTGTCTATATCGATCCAAACGCCTGGTATATCTCGGGTGGCGGTGTAACCGCAACGCAAACCATGATCAGTGATATCGACAAAGCATTGAACTAA